A region from the Solibacillus sp. FSL H8-0523 genome encodes:
- a CDS encoding amidohydrolase family protein has translation MLLKNGFVLNIETGEFKKQDLFIENQHIQKIGPHLQVEHELEIDCENKWLIPGLIDMHVHIKKHFANYFTAAGVTTVRNTAGSVIELKPFMEAKADAPEPRVISADRMIDGPPGLWGDDSPYNINVDNPLLAQKEVARQVELGADFIKTYGWLESEMMKAVVDEARKYGKEVSTDIIYSKKLNALDVAEMGVDWLEHASGIIQAIYPEWTMSADQKVWDSIAWDEPDSAKIEAICHQLLEHNIKLCPTMVLYDQMRRAENYWKPNNEVITHMEKGSYFLANWQSAAQAKQGQTSFGIQTKMIQKIAYTYFKMGGIVVPGTDTPAGIFTYPGFALHRELQLFVEAGFTPLEALQQATMNASKLLKIDQLGMLKENYIADIVILNADPLVNIEHTMDIDAVIKGGKHYNRAQLLDQIPTKEALEVYTDTLIKEFKQLGLLDKNVEIS, from the coding sequence ATGTTATTGAAAAATGGTTTTGTTTTAAATATAGAAACAGGTGAGTTTAAGAAGCAGGATCTTTTTATAGAAAATCAGCATATTCAAAAAATCGGTCCACATTTACAAGTCGAGCATGAATTAGAGATTGATTGTGAAAATAAGTGGTTGATTCCAGGGCTGATTGATATGCATGTTCATATTAAAAAGCATTTCGCCAATTATTTTACCGCTGCAGGTGTGACGACAGTTCGCAATACAGCGGGAAGTGTGATTGAATTAAAGCCTTTTATGGAAGCTAAAGCAGATGCACCTGAGCCTAGAGTCATATCGGCAGATCGTATGATTGATGGCCCTCCAGGATTGTGGGGCGATGACAGCCCTTATAATATTAATGTAGATAATCCCTTACTTGCGCAAAAAGAAGTAGCACGCCAAGTAGAGTTAGGCGCGGATTTTATAAAAACGTATGGATGGCTTGAGTCAGAAATGATGAAAGCTGTTGTAGATGAAGCAAGGAAATATGGTAAAGAAGTCAGTACAGATATTATTTATTCTAAAAAACTAAATGCGTTAGATGTGGCTGAAATGGGAGTTGACTGGCTAGAGCATGCTTCAGGAATCATTCAGGCAATCTATCCAGAGTGGACAATGTCTGCTGATCAAAAGGTTTGGGATTCGATCGCCTGGGATGAGCCTGATTCAGCAAAAATAGAAGCCATCTGTCACCAATTATTAGAACATAATATCAAGCTTTGTCCGACAATGGTGTTATATGATCAAATGCGACGAGCTGAAAACTATTGGAAGCCAAATAATGAAGTCATTACTCATATGGAAAAGGGTTCATATTTTTTAGCAAATTGGCAATCAGCAGCACAAGCAAAGCAAGGGCAAACATCATTTGGGATTCAAACGAAAATGATTCAAAAAATTGCCTATACGTATTTCAAAATGGGAGGGATTGTTGTACCAGGTACTGATACACCAGCAGGGATTTTTACGTATCCAGGCTTTGCGCTGCACCGAGAGTTACAATTATTTGTTGAAGCTGGATTTACGCCGTTAGAAGCATTACAACAAGCAACAATGAATGCAAGTAAACTGCTGAAAATCGATCAGTTAGGAATGCTTAAAGAAAATTATATTGCGGATATTGTGATATTAAATGCAGATCCTCTGGTGAACATTGAACATACAATGGACATCGATGCCGTGATAAAAGGCGGGAAGCATTATAATAGAGCTCAATTATTGGATCAAATTCCAACAAAAGAAGCATTGGAAGTGTATACAGATACATTAATCAAGGAATTTAAGCAGTTAGGATTACTCGATAAAAATGTAGAGATTAGCTGA
- a CDS encoding YibE/F family protein translates to MNAIVLLAIILFLLMFLVGGKKGIRSFVALFLNFIVVIVALFFMNVPTLNPVLITLVACIFISYINLFFINQINAKTKTAFVSTIITTLLLVLLITYITNNAMIQGFGEEETEELGAFSLYIGIDFVKVAISVIIMSTIGAITDAAMAISSPMRELHYHQPHIERKALFRFGLTIGRDIIGTSVNTLFFAFIGSYLALIIWFKDLAYSFGDIVNSKIFSGEMITICCAAIGVILVIPVTAWVTSYFLTKKSSVPRQHDSN, encoded by the coding sequence ATGAATGCCATTGTGCTGTTAGCCATCATTCTATTTTTATTGATGTTTCTTGTAGGTGGGAAAAAAGGGATTCGTTCATTTGTTGCATTATTTTTGAATTTTATCGTGGTGATTGTGGCGCTGTTTTTTATGAACGTGCCAACATTAAATCCGGTTCTCATCACACTTGTAGCTTGTATTTTCATTAGCTACATTAACTTATTTTTTATAAACCAAATAAATGCAAAAACGAAAACCGCCTTTGTGTCAACAATCATCACGACCTTGCTGCTCGTGTTACTCATCACGTATATAACGAACAATGCTATGATACAAGGTTTCGGTGAAGAAGAAACAGAAGAATTAGGTGCATTTTCACTGTATATTGGGATTGATTTTGTTAAGGTAGCCATCTCCGTTATCATTATGAGTACGATTGGCGCGATTACTGATGCAGCAATGGCGATTTCTTCACCGATGCGCGAGCTTCATTATCATCAACCGCACATCGAGCGAAAAGCATTGTTTCGTTTTGGCTTAACTATCGGACGGGATATCATCGGAACAAGTGTCAATACATTGTTCTTTGCGTTTATCGGAAGTTATTTGGCCCTCATCATTTGGTTTAAAGATCTTGCCTATTCATTTGGGGATATCGTAAATTCAAAAATTTTTAGTGGGGAAATGATTACGATTTGCTGTGCAGCAATCGGTGTTATCTTAGTCATTCCTGTTACTGCCTGGGTGACTTCGTATTTCTTAACCAAAAAATCTAGTGTACCTCGTCAACATGATTCTAATTAA
- the dhaK gene encoding dihydroxyacetone kinase subunit DhaK translates to MKKLMNKAENLVHEMCRGFVFAQPELQFNEKYKIIQKKNINHNKVSLISGGGSGHEPAHAGFVGQGMLDAAVCGDVFASPSQIQVYQAIKEVATDKGVLMIIKNYSGDMMNFKNGAALAAEDGILVDYVKVADDIAVEDSLYTVGRRGVAGTIFVHKIAGAAAELGFDLATVKEIAQKAADQVRSIGFAFTSCTVPAKGTPTFTLAEDEMEYGVGIHGEPGIRREKIQAADELATRMVNDLLKDLGDVKEVTVLVNGFGATPLQELYVLNNKVIRELVGHGVNVHRTFVGNYMTSIDMAGASLSMLALDTQLKDLLNAKSAAPAFKVDGPADPIEIMQQETTGSTEATYTVETPVEFAKIQNEQFTLGNMHYYIDKMSAVIIENEVPFCELDAHAGDGDFGMSVAKGFKQLKREWAELTKAASMSDFLNSSSMIIMEHCGGASGPIWGSAFRAAAKAIEGKTVLSLSDFEHMLQAAVKGIQTTGERSFGRGAVVGDKTLIDALVPCVDAWTKAVASNKTFAQSFTDGAQAAVEGAEATKDIVARMGRAGTVGDRSLGHPDAGAYGLGVIFTQLAKDAQ, encoded by the coding sequence ATGAAAAAATTGATGAATAAGGCTGAAAATTTAGTCCATGAAATGTGCCGTGGCTTTGTCTTTGCACAGCCAGAATTACAATTTAATGAAAAGTATAAAATCATTCAAAAAAAGAACATCAACCATAATAAAGTAAGTTTAATCAGTGGTGGCGGTAGTGGTCATGAACCAGCACATGCAGGCTTTGTTGGACAAGGGATGTTAGATGCTGCTGTATGCGGTGATGTATTTGCCTCACCTTCGCAAATTCAAGTCTACCAAGCAATTAAGGAGGTTGCTACAGACAAAGGTGTTTTAATGATTATTAAAAACTATAGTGGCGATATGATGAATTTCAAAAATGGCGCGGCTTTAGCGGCCGAGGATGGCATTTTAGTCGATTACGTAAAAGTGGCGGATGATATCGCTGTGGAAGATAGCCTTTATACAGTTGGTCGTCGCGGTGTTGCTGGTACTATATTCGTTCACAAAATTGCAGGTGCAGCGGCTGAACTTGGCTTTGATTTAGCTACCGTAAAAGAAATTGCACAAAAAGCAGCTGATCAAGTGCGTAGTATTGGCTTTGCCTTTACATCTTGTACCGTACCAGCAAAAGGCACACCTACATTTACACTAGCTGAAGATGAAATGGAGTACGGTGTCGGTATTCACGGTGAGCCAGGGATTCGTCGTGAAAAAATACAAGCAGCGGATGAATTGGCTACGCGCATGGTCAATGATTTATTAAAAGATTTAGGTGACGTTAAGGAAGTTACCGTATTAGTGAATGGCTTTGGTGCAACACCACTTCAAGAGCTATACGTATTGAATAACAAGGTCATTCGCGAGCTTGTAGGTCATGGTGTAAACGTTCACCGTACATTTGTTGGCAACTACATGACAAGCATTGATATGGCGGGTGCTTCCCTTTCGATGTTAGCACTAGATACACAATTAAAAGATTTATTAAACGCAAAAAGTGCTGCCCCAGCTTTTAAAGTCGATGGCCCTGCTGACCCAATCGAAATCATGCAACAAGAAACAACAGGTTCAACTGAAGCAACCTATACAGTTGAAACTCCCGTTGAATTTGCAAAAATCCAAAATGAACAATTCACACTCGGAAACATGCACTACTACATCGATAAAATGAGTGCTGTTATTATTGAAAACGAAGTACCTTTCTGCGAATTAGACGCACATGCTGGTGATGGCGATTTTGGTATGAGTGTGGCAAAGGGCTTTAAACAATTAAAACGTGAATGGGCAGAACTAACTAAGGCCGCATCTATGAGTGATTTTTTAAATAGTAGCTCGATGATTATTATGGAACATTGCGGGGGTGCATCTGGTCCAATTTGGGGCTCTGCCTTCCGCGCTGCAGCAAAAGCAATCGAAGGAAAAACGGTCTTATCTCTTTCTGACTTTGAACACATGCTACAAGCAGCTGTAAAAGGGATTCAAACGACAGGCGAGCGTTCATTTGGACGTGGCGCAGTTGTCGGTGACAAAACATTAATCGATGCACTTGTGCCTTGTGTTGACGCATGGACGAAAGCTGTCGCGAGCAACAAAACATTTGCACAAAGCTTTACAGATGGTGCACAGGCAGCTGTTGAAGGCGCTGAGGCGACAAAAGACATCGTTGCACGAATGGGTCGTGCTGGTACAGTTGGTGACCGTAGTTTAGGTCATCCCGATGCGGGTGCTTATGGTTTAGGTGTCATCTTTACACAATTAGCAAAAGACGCACAGTAA
- a CDS encoding nucleotidyltransferase domain-containing protein: protein MQNNVMIEPLHAARQFVEKYFPNCQAAVLAGSVVRGEATATSDLDIVVFDRELKDSYRESFVDFGWPIEVFLHNVTSYKKYFTMDYERARPSIQKMLAEGIVIKDDGIVDDLKKDAQEVLDNGPQRWTDQTIDSKRYFITDVLDDFIGCSTIQEELFIVNLLAELVSEFILRTNGKWLGTSKWVFRLLKAHDEQLAFQFFEALNRYYETKDKTQIIEFVDNVLQPYGGRLFEGFSMGKTT, encoded by the coding sequence ATGCAAAATAATGTGATGATAGAGCCACTTCATGCAGCTCGCCAATTTGTTGAAAAGTATTTTCCTAATTGCCAAGCTGCAGTATTAGCAGGAAGTGTCGTTCGTGGTGAAGCTACGGCAACATCTGATCTAGATATTGTTGTGTTTGATAGAGAACTTAAAGACTCTTATCGAGAATCTTTCGTCGATTTCGGTTGGCCTATTGAGGTGTTTCTACATAATGTAACGTCGTATAAAAAGTATTTTACTATGGATTACGAAAGAGCAAGACCATCTATTCAAAAAATGCTGGCAGAAGGAATAGTCATAAAAGATGATGGAATAGTAGATGACTTAAAAAAGGACGCACAGGAAGTGTTGGATAACGGTCCACAGCGATGGACGGATCAAACAATTGATAGTAAACGTTATTTTATTACTGATGTTTTAGATGATTTTATAGGTTGTTCAACGATTCAGGAAGAACTTTTTATTGTAAACCTATTGGCAGAATTAGTGAGTGAGTTTATTTTAAGAACAAATGGCAAGTGGCTTGGGACTTCTAAATGGGTGTTTCGTTTATTAAAAGCGCATGATGAACAGCTCGCCTTTCAATTTTTTGAAGCATTGAATCGCTATTATGAAACAAAAGATAAAACTCAAATTATTGAATTCGTAGACAATGTATTACAACCATACGGTGGCAGATTATTTGAAGGGTTTTCAATGGGGAAAACAACTTAG
- a CDS encoding helix-turn-helix transcriptional regulator: MNALGEKIKARRKQLGLTLKQLAGNDFSYSLLSQIENNKANPSMDTLQKLAQKLDMPISELLNNQSYIDYKSLLKKCEKLFVMDYEWDLDRYEQIKTQIEEVLEDLTFQQYEEVRLVEIYCNCKYQLDNELPHDLFTQVTHFYEEIGNYNKFLQAKLFLIGTLFNQQKYEQCQEHLEQLAVFFEENRHLIDTSVLLDYFHMQALIFSATGDYDHAVQSLEYGISLAKQHSLYKKHVRYLQLSCFVYSQLHDEKKVFETLTKFKYYTEFSENLYEIGFYDYANFFVQNRFSKHSITESLVLYIDDAKKLSNYTISPIFTQELAYSYWKTNDYVKVIETLEHYSIPNHITHPLDVAGCLEILAIRAYCYNEIGKREQAIEEIIDTYQRIKHFPNSTFKHSIEHIYKKLLLL, encoded by the coding sequence ATGAACGCTTTAGGCGAAAAAATAAAAGCACGACGTAAACAGTTGGGCCTTACATTAAAACAATTAGCTGGTAATGATTTTTCGTATAGTTTATTAAGTCAAATTGAAAATAATAAAGCGAATCCATCGATGGACACGCTTCAAAAATTGGCACAAAAACTAGATATGCCGATAAGTGAGCTCTTAAATAATCAAAGTTATATCGATTACAAATCACTTTTAAAAAAGTGCGAAAAGCTGTTTGTGATGGATTATGAATGGGATTTAGATCGATATGAGCAAATCAAAACTCAAATCGAGGAGGTATTAGAGGATTTAACGTTTCAACAATACGAAGAAGTAAGGCTCGTTGAAATTTATTGTAATTGTAAATATCAGTTAGACAATGAACTTCCCCATGATTTATTTACACAAGTCACACATTTTTACGAGGAAATCGGAAACTATAATAAGTTCTTACAAGCAAAGCTATTTTTGATTGGCACTTTATTTAATCAACAAAAATACGAGCAATGTCAGGAACATTTAGAACAATTAGCTGTATTTTTTGAAGAGAATCGTCACTTAATCGATACGTCTGTGTTACTCGATTACTTCCATATGCAGGCATTAATTTTTAGTGCAACTGGTGACTATGACCACGCTGTCCAATCACTAGAATACGGCATATCACTTGCAAAACAACATAGCCTATACAAAAAGCATGTCCGGTATTTACAATTAAGTTGTTTTGTTTATTCACAACTGCATGATGAAAAAAAAGTGTTTGAAACATTAACGAAATTCAAATATTATACCGAGTTTTCCGAAAACCTTTATGAGATTGGCTTTTATGACTATGCGAACTTTTTTGTACAAAATCGCTTCAGTAAGCATTCGATTACAGAATCACTAGTTTTATATATCGACGATGCGAAAAAATTATCGAATTATACGATTTCGCCGATATTTACACAGGAGCTTGCTTATAGTTATTGGAAAACGAATGATTATGTAAAGGTTATTGAGACTTTAGAACATTACAGTATCCCTAACCATATTACGCATCCACTAGATGTTGCAGGCTGTTTAGAAATATTGGCAATCCGTGCTTACTGCTACAACGAGATTGGCAAGCGTGAACAAGCAATTGAAGAAATTATCGATACTTATCAAAGAATAAAGCATTTTCCAAATTCTACGTTTAAGCATTCGATTGAGCATATTTATAAAAAGCTATTATTGCTTTAA
- a CDS encoding LCP family protein, producing the protein MEDKRLRETLHHSSTQQLTFTKEDRNEVFEQIRKLEYKYPAQKKSHNAFKKYVPVTVAVLMIGVCLFLFLPPILTGNITEETNHTNALDQPNVPVASDSVLDEDEFKTALITVKSKEMEDRIYLNLLVSYNKNQKKVNLISIPKDAYAPVSENEDGSALYDKLLFAYRFGGAENVKASVSKLINIPIDHYAVIDLETISALIESINGIEYNLQEDMHIRAITQVGFELEKGTHRFNGEEVVALLMSTSELDKLDESNLIKLLDVVLKKAESELSAMQLHQLLAQVEANFPIEELSAQEMNRYAIKNVTVIDGMNYTMVDEHFSIQYEQDFLKGVAEELTTFD; encoded by the coding sequence ATGGAAGATAAGAGATTACGTGAAACGTTACATCATTCGTCTACTCAACAGCTAACATTTACAAAAGAAGACCGTAATGAAGTATTTGAGCAAATTCGAAAACTTGAATACAAGTACCCAGCGCAAAAAAAATCACATAACGCATTTAAAAAGTATGTACCTGTTACCGTTGCTGTATTGATGATTGGCGTGTGTCTGTTTTTATTTCTACCACCGATTCTTACGGGAAATATTACTGAAGAAACGAATCATACTAATGCCCTTGATCAGCCGAACGTCCCTGTTGCTAGTGATTCAGTACTTGATGAGGATGAATTTAAGACCGCGTTAATTACAGTTAAGTCAAAAGAGATGGAAGACCGAATCTATCTGAATCTGCTAGTTAGTTATAATAAAAATCAAAAGAAGGTCAATCTAATTTCAATTCCAAAAGACGCCTATGCACCCGTTTCAGAAAATGAGGATGGTTCGGCATTGTACGATAAATTACTGTTTGCCTATCGTTTTGGAGGTGCTGAAAATGTCAAAGCATCGGTTTCAAAACTAATCAACATACCCATTGATCATTATGCGGTAATTGATCTAGAAACAATTTCAGCGCTGATTGAATCCATAAATGGAATCGAATACAATTTGCAAGAAGATATGCACATACGCGCAATCACGCAAGTAGGATTTGAACTGGAAAAAGGCACGCATCGTTTTAACGGAGAGGAAGTGGTCGCATTACTAATGTCTACTTCAGAATTAGACAAATTAGATGAATCAAATCTAATAAAGCTACTAGATGTTGTACTGAAAAAAGCGGAAAGTGAATTGTCTGCAATGCAATTACATCAATTGTTGGCTCAAGTAGAAGCGAATTTCCCGATTGAAGAATTGTCTGCACAGGAAATGAATCGTTACGCCATAAAAAATGTAACTGTAATCGATGGTATGAACTATACAATGGTTGATGAACATTTCTCTATTCAATATGAACAAGATTTTTTAAAGGGCGTTGCAGAAGAGTTAACGACTTTTGATTGA
- a CDS encoding YibE/F family protein — MQTIKLFFQTMPFKQRVALILLLCLLIGSFLFVHSNHSFYEQDIAQIIESKTKSTTNTEDMFQNKDVIVSQLLIAELKNGDHKGERIELQNDYSYSQGFDQNYEIGTEVFVRLSKDPQGPLMGIIDGVKRDKYLVMIGWIFVLVLLAVGKRQGFFSIISLAINIGILSLALDLYTTSQNQSLLWICVICIVLFTVTSLLLVNGINEKTFAAIIATLIGTFLSLAITFIALKITGENGLRYEELQFLTRPYKTVFMAGLFIGSLGAVMDVAITMSSSLFGLYEENPHISIKALTKSGMEIGKDIMGTMTNILFFAYVSGSIPMLLLYFKNASAFGYTLSLNLSLELVRALAGGIGIVITIPIGLYTALFFIQRKKVKQ; from the coding sequence ATGCAAACGATCAAACTCTTTTTTCAAACGATGCCTTTCAAACAGCGTGTCGCACTTATTTTGTTATTGTGTTTACTTATTGGATCCTTCTTATTTGTTCACTCCAACCACTCATTTTATGAACAAGATATTGCGCAAATTATTGAATCCAAGACGAAAAGCACCACTAACACAGAAGATATGTTTCAAAATAAAGATGTAATCGTTTCACAGCTTTTAATCGCTGAGTTAAAAAACGGAGATCACAAGGGAGAACGGATTGAATTACAAAATGACTATTCCTATTCTCAGGGTTTTGATCAAAATTATGAAATCGGAACCGAAGTATTCGTCAGACTTTCCAAAGATCCACAAGGCCCCTTAATGGGGATTATTGATGGAGTGAAACGGGATAAATATTTAGTTATGATTGGCTGGATTTTCGTATTGGTCCTCTTAGCTGTTGGGAAAAGACAAGGATTCTTTTCGATCATTAGCCTGGCTATTAATATCGGTATACTGTCGCTCGCTTTAGATTTGTATACGACCAGTCAAAATCAAAGCTTACTTTGGATTTGTGTTATTTGCATCGTGCTCTTCACGGTAACTTCCTTGTTATTAGTGAATGGTATCAACGAGAAAACATTTGCTGCGATTATCGCGACGCTTATCGGAACATTTTTGTCACTCGCGATTACGTTTATCGCCCTTAAAATTACTGGGGAAAATGGACTGCGCTACGAAGAATTACAATTTCTAACGCGTCCTTATAAAACGGTCTTTATGGCAGGGCTGTTTATTGGTTCATTAGGTGCCGTGATGGATGTGGCGATCACGATGTCTTCTTCGCTTTTTGGCTTATATGAAGAAAACCCACACATTTCAATAAAAGCTCTTACGAAATCCGGCATGGAAATCGGGAAAGATATTATGGGGACCATGACCAATATCTTATTTTTTGCCTATGTTAGTGGGTCCATCCCGATGCTCCTACTTTATTTTAAAAACGCATCGGCATTTGGCTACACACTCTCACTCAATTTATCATTAGAACTCGTTCGTGCTTTAGCTGGAGGCATTGGGATTGTCATCACCATCCCGATTGGACTTTATACCGCCCTATTTTTCATTCAGAGAAAGAAGGTTAAACAATGA
- a CDS encoding methyl-accepting chemotaxis protein yields the protein MSIRKKLFLSFSSITLLLIGIAIFSIFQMSKIDEDYTYLLDDRAYKVIEASKIQNATSLQGLSIRSYVLRQDNADLENIATYKETVSQIMNEIEPLFVDEQMQKEIQNIKEQQVLYNGYVDEIIQYVDSNQVEKATGVLFNSAVPANQAIQQSINNIVNFQSTEMNTTSIQTTDDANVSITMLIIISIIASLIAIALAYRITVNITKPLNRLTDAAKVIATGDLREQDIIVNTKDEINELAKTFNTMKANLRELISSVSMNVSNTTAATEQLAASTDEVTIATKDIAERMEAIATGGSQAAIMGNDCAIATDESAQGVGRIAEAAQSLHSQAVDMQAIAREGGQTLETAEQQMTVIQQSSYETKEKIKQLSLQSAEIESITKVITDITDQTNLLALNAAIEAARAGEHGKGFAVVADEVRKLAEESKNSATKITGLTALIQKDTKEVEESVNVTVQNIDQGVTYVQNAQTSFMNIVGSITDMTTQIQEVSASSEEISASTEEVAASVSEMAQSATTVAEESSVILAAVEEQTATMHEINSVAKSLSEGALAVNEEINRFKV from the coding sequence ATGTCAATTAGAAAAAAACTATTTTTAAGCTTTAGTAGTATTACGCTATTGCTTATCGGCATTGCAATTTTTTCTATATTCCAAATGTCGAAAATAGATGAGGATTATACTTATCTACTAGATGATCGTGCTTATAAAGTAATTGAAGCTTCTAAAATTCAAAATGCCACATCGTTACAAGGGTTATCGATTCGTTCGTATGTGCTTCGTCAAGACAACGCAGATTTAGAAAATATTGCTACATACAAAGAAACCGTTTCACAAATAATGAATGAAATTGAGCCACTTTTTGTTGACGAGCAAATGCAAAAAGAAATTCAAAACATCAAAGAGCAACAAGTTCTTTATAACGGCTATGTGGATGAAATCATTCAATATGTAGATAGTAACCAGGTTGAAAAGGCTACAGGCGTACTTTTTAATTCTGCCGTGCCTGCAAATCAAGCAATTCAACAGTCGATTAATAATATTGTTAATTTTCAATCGACAGAAATGAATACTACAAGTATACAAACAACAGACGATGCAAATGTTAGCATAACAATGTTAATCATCATTTCAATTATAGCTTCACTTATAGCCATTGCCTTAGCTTATAGAATTACAGTGAATATTACGAAGCCACTAAATCGTTTAACAGACGCTGCAAAAGTTATTGCAACGGGTGACCTGCGAGAGCAGGATATTATCGTCAATACAAAAGATGAAATTAATGAACTGGCTAAGACGTTTAATACGATGAAAGCGAATTTACGTGAACTAATTAGTAGTGTGTCGATGAATGTCTCAAATACGACTGCGGCTACAGAGCAATTAGCCGCAAGTACTGATGAAGTAACAATCGCGACAAAAGATATTGCTGAACGTATGGAAGCGATCGCTACAGGTGGAAGTCAAGCGGCGATTATGGGGAATGATTGTGCCATTGCAACTGATGAAAGTGCACAGGGTGTAGGAAGAATTGCTGAAGCAGCGCAATCATTACATTCACAAGCGGTCGACATGCAAGCCATTGCTCGTGAAGGTGGTCAAACACTTGAAACAGCTGAACAGCAAATGACGGTTATTCAACAGTCATCTTATGAAACAAAAGAGAAAATTAAGCAGTTAAGTTTACAATCAGCTGAAATCGAAAGCATTACAAAAGTCATTACAGATATTACAGATCAAACAAATTTACTTGCTTTAAATGCGGCGATTGAAGCAGCGCGTGCAGGTGAACATGGTAAGGGTTTTGCGGTCGTAGCCGACGAAGTACGTAAGCTTGCTGAGGAATCGAAAAACTCTGCGACGAAAATTACGGGGTTAACAGCTCTGATTCAAAAAGATACGAAAGAAGTCGAAGAGAGCGTTAATGTAACGGTACAAAATATTGATCAGGGTGTTACGTACGTGCAAAATGCGCAAACATCATTTATGAATATCGTAGGATCGATTACTGATATGACAACTCAAATTCAAGAGGTATCTGCATCATCAGAAGAAATTTCTGCAAGTACGGAAGAAGTAGCTGCATCTGTTTCAGAAATGGCGCAATCTGCAACAACCGTAGCGGAGGAATCAAGTGTCATTCTAGCTGCAGTTGAGGAACAAACAGCGACAATGCATGAAATTAACTCTGTAGCGAAGTCACTTAGCGAAGGTGCTTTAGCTGTAAATGAAGAAATTAACCGATTTAAAGTATAA
- a CDS encoding sigma-70 family RNA polymerase sigma factor has protein sequence MNREEKDEMLEQLMIDYGNELVRVAFSYVKDAEVAKDLVQNTFIKCYKKLETFRQDAQIKTWLYRITINECKDYLKSWHYKMVQVKGFIHETTKSILPSTEKAVLEKYDQAEIKDTIYSLPKVYREVVYLYYYESLTSEEIAQVLDISVNTVKTRLRRAKQRLESILKEAEFHGR, from the coding sequence ATGAATCGTGAAGAAAAAGACGAGATGTTAGAACAGCTAATGATCGACTACGGCAATGAATTAGTAAGAGTAGCGTTTTCTTATGTGAAAGATGCAGAAGTGGCAAAAGATCTAGTACAAAATACGTTTATAAAATGCTATAAAAAGCTCGAAACTTTTCGCCAGGATGCACAAATAAAAACATGGCTCTATCGTATTACGATTAATGAATGCAAGGATTATTTAAAAAGCTGGCATTACAAAATGGTGCAGGTAAAAGGCTTTATCCATGAAACGACAAAATCGATTTTACCATCAACAGAAAAAGCCGTGTTAGAAAAGTATGATCAGGCAGAAATCAAGGATACGATTTATTCGCTACCAAAAGTGTACAGGGAAGTGGTGTATTTGTATTACTATGAATCATTAACGTCAGAGGAAATCGCCCAAGTGCTAGATATCTCTGTTAATACAGTGAAAACACGATTAAGAAGGGCAAAACAACGTTTAGAATCCATCCTAAAGGAGGCTGAATTTCATGGAAGATAA